From Ananas comosus cultivar F153 linkage group 8, ASM154086v1, whole genome shotgun sequence, one genomic window encodes:
- the LOC109713928 gene encoding uncharacterized protein LOC109713928, which translates to MKKRAAASTASRAKSRAKPFLSPLPTPSTPTPNRSSKPYAPSSFDLTFLASASSNKKVTSSKTLTPGSLPSTPPKTLASIADLRSLAASRLDSVKRELDLCHSAITKEFDASHNRISKRCKIQTQACLQLTEEVDKEYKKLSDRIKENSELIKASYVEFMAEAQSTASRVCKASISELSQSMEKAIDSLRTRYNIPATPV; encoded by the exons ATGAAGAAGAGAGCCGCGGCATCAACCGCATCGAGGGCGAAATCGAGGGCGAAACCCTTCCTGTCCCCTCTCCCCACCCCTTCCACCCCCACCCCCAACCGCTCCTCCAAACCCTACGCCCCCTCCTCCTTCGACCTCACCTTCCTCGCCTCGGCCTCCTCCAACAAGAAGGTGACGTCCAGCAAAACCCTAACTCCCGGCTCCCTCCCCTCCACTCCGCCCAAAACTCTCGCCTCCATCGCCGATCTCAGGAGCCTCGCTGCATCCCGCTTGGATTCCGTGAAGCGGGAGCTCGATCTGTGCCACTCAGCGATCACCAAGGAGTTCGACGCGTCCCACAACAGAATCTCCAAGCGATGCAAG ATCCAAACACAGGCTTGTTTGCAGCTTACCGAGGAAGTTGACAAGGAGTACAAAAAGTTGTCCGATAGGATCAAGGAAAATTCAGAACTCATAAAG gCCTCGTATGTGGAGTTTATGGCAGAAGCACAGTCAACTGCATCTCGTG TGTGCAAGGCGTCCATTTCTGAGCTTTCACAGTCCATGGAGAAAGCAATTGATAGCTTGAGAACCCGTTATAACATCCCTGCAACTCCAGTTTAG
- the LOC109713584 gene encoding syntaxin-43-like, with translation MATRNRTPLYRKYRDALRSVRVPSASSSSRRGPSTSASGGGAAVEMVSTSLLHPNRSYTPLSTEDPGNSSKGPLTIGLPPAWVDVSEEISVNIQNARKKLVELVKVHEKALMPSFGDGKKEQRAIEMLTREITDLLKKSEKRLMKLSSTVSCEDSNVRKNVQRSLATDLQNLSMEFRKKQSTYLKRLQQQKEGQDGVDLEIKINGARSTSEDDDFADGGFDDHQLSQLKKSEVFTKEREKEITQIVESVNELAQIMKDLSVLVIDQGTIIDRIDYNIQNVAATVEEGYKQLQKAERTQKKGGMVTCATVLVIMCFVMLVLLILKEILF, from the exons ATGGCGACGAGGAACCGGACTCCGTTGTATCGGAAGTATCGGGACGCCCTCCGGAGCGTTCGGGTGCCGTCGGCATCGTCTTCTTCGCGTCGGGGGCCTTCTACGTCGGCTTCGGGCGGTGGTGCGGCGGTGGAGATGGTGAGCACCTCGCTTCTCCATCCGAATCGGTCGTATACTCCTCTCAGCACGGAAGATCCTGGTAATTCGAG TAAAGGTCCGCTTACCATTGGTCTACCTCCAGCTTGGGTAGATGTATCGGAAGAAATATCTGTAAATATACAAAATGCACGAAAAAAATTGGTAGAGTTAGTAAAGGTTCATGAAAAGGCTTTAATGCCTTCTTTTGGAGATGGAAAAAAGGAGCAACGTGCAATCGAGATGCTTACTCGGGAAATAACAGATCTACTAAAGAAGTCTGAGAAAAGATTAATGAAGCTCTCTTCCACTGTGTCATGTGAAGATTCAAATGTTCGGAAAAATGTTCAG CGTTCACTTGCAACTGATCTTCAAAACCTGTCAATGGAGTTCCGTAAGAAGCAGTCTACTTATTTAAAACGGCTGCAGCAGCAAAAAGAG GGCCAGGATGGTGTAGACTTGGAGATAAAGATAAATGGAGCTCGATCTACTTCTGAAGACGATGACTTTGCTGATGGG GGTTTTGATGATCATCAGTTGTCTCAATTGAAAAAAAGTGAGGTGTttacaaaagaaagagagaaagagatcacACAG ATTGTCGAATCGGTGAATGAGCTTGCTCAGATTATGAAGGATCTATCTGTCCTTGTAATAGACCAG GGAACTATCATCGATCGGATAGATTATAATATACAGAATGTTGCTGCCACGGTCGAAGAGGGGTATAAGCAGTTACAGAAG GCGGAGAGGACACAGAAGAAAGGAGGGATGGTTACGTGTGCTACGGTACTAGTCATAATGTGTTTTGTCATGCTGGTCCTGCTAATCCTCAAGGAGATATTATTTTGA
- the LOC109714344 gene encoding transmembrane protein 45B encodes MGSFKGHVLPGSLFLAVGLWQVWAAVGRYVTDPGSFRVRAWRPVGWFGGRARCLELYVVAGGAFLDMCVELLYSTHLHIFVGPERVLNPAHMNDFEHGGMLLMFFLFGAVALLSEKTRFLPLPEGTLCLIAAAAFSAEFLLFYFHSTTHKGLEGYYHLLLVILIGFCIVTAVAGALFPTIFALDLACGILVTLQGLWFYQTAFTLYGPMMPRGCHLDDGSIACHSHESQVRGELLANFQLFSLVFLVFVFVLGSYAIAAARYGHPDLRRLHAEEAAAQCGSEDRGNGFMQMGLPADVAA; translated from the exons ATGGGGTCGTTCAAGGGTCACGTGCTCCCGGGGAGCCTGTTCCTGGCGGTGGGGCTGTGGCAAGTGTGGGCGGCGGTGGGCCGGTACGTGACGGATCCGGGTTCGTTTCGGGTTCGGGCCTGGCGCCCGGTGGGCTGGTTCGGGGGCCGGGCCCGGTGCCTGGAACTGTACGTTGTGGCCGGGGGAGCGTTCCTCGACATGTGCGTGGAGCTGCTCTACTCCACCCACCTCCACATCTTCGTCGGGCCGGAGCGGGTCCTCAACCCGGCCCATATGAACGACTTCGAGCACGGGGGGATGCTCCTCATGTTCTTCCTCTTCGGGGCCGTCGCTCTCCTATCCGAGAAAACCAG GTTCCTACCTTTGCCGGAGGGTACGCTGTGCTtgatcgccgccgccgcattcAGCGCAGAGTTTCTGCTCTTTTACTTTCACTCGACGACGCACAAAGGCCTTGAGGGCTACTATCACCTCCTCCTCGTCATACTCATCGGCTTCTGCATCGTCACCGCCGTCGCTGGCGCCCTCTTCCCCACCATCTTCGCCCTCGACCTCGCGTGCGGCATCCTTGTCACTCTTCAGGGCCTCTGGTTCTACCAGACGGCCTTCACCCTCTACGGGCCCATGATGCCGCGCGGCTGCCACCTCGATGACGGAAGCATTGCGTGCCACTCGCACGAGAGCCAAGTGCGCGGTGAGCTCCTCGCCAATTTCCAGCTCTTCTCGCTTGTGTTCCTTGTCTTTGTTTTCGTGCTCGGGTCGTATGCGATCGCAGCGGCACGTTATGGGCACCCCGACCTGAGGAGATTGCACGCTGAGGAGGCCGCAGCTCAGTGCGGCAGCGAGGATAGAGGGAATGGGTTCATGCAGATGGGGCTTCCAGCGGACGTTGCTGCGTAG
- the LOC109714038 gene encoding protein ENHANCED DISEASE RESISTANCE 2-like — translation MSKVVYEGWMVRYGRRKIGRSFIHMRYFVLETRVLAYYKRKPQDNMVPIKTLLIDGNCRVEDRGLKMHHGHMVYVLCVYNKKEKHHRITMAAFNIQEALIWKEKIELVIDQHQDLMPANGNKVYTAFQYKSAIENGRNSSSDRESQCSPEEEADSQPALLRRTTIGNGPPESLYDWTRETDSALSNQASADQVFSRKHWRLVRCQNGLRIFEELLEVDYLPRSCSRAMKAVGVVEASCEAIFELVMSMDGTRFEWDCSFQYGSLVEEVDGHTAILYHRLQLDWCTMFVWPRDLCYVRYWRRNDDGSYVVLFQSREHPNCGPQPGFVRAHIESGGFNISPLKSRHGRPRTQVQHLMQIDLKGWGVGYLPSFQQHCLLHMLNSVAGLREWFSQRDETHILPRIPVMVNMTTSSISSKKERKGQEYSAQPGPSLDQVHAASRHSTLIEEDSDEDEDYQLSYQEAYPVKRVTDVKPTSLDEEPSDQLDLSGFSGNLRRDEREKSRNCWTISDANNFRVRSKNFTYDKTKIPAGKHLMELVAVDWLKDVKRMDHVARRKGCAVQVASERGLFSLAINVQVPGSTNYSMVFYFVTKELVPGSLLQRFVDGDDEFRNSRFKLIPSVPKGSWIVRQSVGSTPCLLGKAVDCTYIRGPNYLEIDIDIGSSTVANGVLGLVFGVITTLVVDMAFLVQANTYDELPERLIGAVRVSHIELSSAVVPVLEDNPSTE, via the exons ATGTCGAAAGTGGTGTACGAAGGATGGATGGTTCGGTACGGGCGGAGGAAGATTGGGCGATCCTTCATCCACATGCGATATTTTGTTCTCGAGACTAGGGTTCTCGCTTATTACAAGAGGAAACCCCAGGATAACATG GTGCCGATCAAGACCCTTCTTATTGATGGAAATTGCAGGGTTGAGGATAGAGGCCTGAAGATGCATCACGGACAt ATGGTTTATGTCTTATGTGTTTACAACAAAAAAGAGAAGCATCATCGAATTACG ATGGCAGCATTCAACATCCAAGAGGCGTTGATATGGAAGGAAAAGATTGAGCTTGTCATCGATCAG CACCAAGATCTTATGCCAGCTAATGGAAATAAGGTCTATACAGCGTTTCAGTACAAATCTGCCATAGAAAATGGAAGGAATTCCTCATCTGATCGTGAGAGCCA GTGTAGTCCTGAGGAAGAAGCGGATAGCCAACCTGCATTACTACGGAGAACAACAATAGGAAATG GTCCTCCTGAGTCATTGTATGACTGGACCCGCGAGACTGATTCTGCATTGTCAAATCAGGCCAGCGCTGATCAAGTTTTCTCTAGAAAACATTGGCGTCTAGTCAGGTGCCAGAATG GACTACGCATTTTTGAAGAGCTCCTAGAAGTAGATTACCTT CCAAGGAGCTGTAGTAGAGCAATGAAGGCTGTTGGTGTGGTAGAGGCTTCATGTGAAGCAATTTTTGAACTCGTGATGAGCATGGATGGAACACGTTTTGA GTGGGATTGCAGCTTCCAGTATGGTAGTTTAGTCGAGGAGGTTGATGGGCACACTGCTATACTATATCATAGACTACAGCTGGATTGGTGTACAAT GTTTGTGTGGCCTCGCGATCTTTGCTATGTGCGTTATTGGCGACGTAATGATGATGGAAGCTATG TTGTACTATTTCAGTCGAGGGAGCATCCAAACTGTGGCCCCCAGCCAGGATTTGTGAGAGCCCATATTGAGA GTGGAGGATTTAACATTTCTCCCCTAAAATCTCGACATGGGAGACCTCGAACACAAGTTCAACATCTTATGCAAATTGATCTAAAGGGATGGGGCGTCGGATATTTACCATCTTTCCAGCAACATTGTTTGCTTCATATGCTGAATAGTGTTGCTG GGCTGCGTGAATGGTTTTCTCAAAGGGATGAAACCCACATACTACCAAGGATCCCAGTGATGGTCAATATGACTACAAGTTCGATTTCTtcaaagaaggaaagaaaaggacAAGAATATTCTGCTCAGCCGGGTCCTTCACTAGATCAAGTGCATGCTGCTAGTAGACACTCCACATTGATAGAAGAAGATTCTGATGAGGATGAAGATTATCAATTATCGTATCAAGAG GCGTACCCAGTTAAACGTGTGACCGATGTTAAACCGACAA GTTTGGATGAGGAGCCTTCAGATCAACTTGATTTATCTGGTTTTTCTGGCAACCTACGCCGCGATGAACGTGAGAAAAGTCGTAATTGCTGGACAATATCTGATGCAAATAACTTCAGAGTCAGaagtaaaaattttacatatgaCAAAACCAAG ATTCCTGCAGGAAAGCATCTTATGGAGCTTGTAGCTGTTGATTGGCTTAAGGATGTGAAGCGAATGGATCATGTAGCAAGGAGAAAAGGTTGCGCTGTCCAA GTTGCCTCTGAGAGGGGACTATTTTCGTTGGCTATAAATGTGCAA GTTCCAGGCTCAACTAATTATAGCATGGTCTTTTATTTTGTTACAAAAGAACTGGTACCTGGATCATTATTGCAGCGCTTTGTGGATGGGGATGATGAATTCCGCAATAGTAGGTTCAAGCTTATCCCATCTGTCCCAAAG GGATCCTGGATTGTTCGCCAGAGTGTTGGAAGCACCCCTTGTTTATTAGGGAAAGCAGTTGATTGTACATACATTCGTGGACCTAATTACTTGGAA ATAGACATCGACATTGGCTCTTCTACTGTGGCTAATGGAGTATTGGGGCTCGTGTTTGGTGTGATTACGACACTAGTAGTTGACATGGCATTTCTTGTACAG GCAAACACCTACGATGAACTTCCGGAGAGGCTTATCGGTGCTGTTCGTGTATCACACATTGAGCTGTCTTCTGCTGTAGTTCCGGTGCTCGAGGATAACCCTTCGACTGAGTGA
- the LOC109713769 gene encoding origin of replication complex subunit 3 isoform X2, with protein sequence MATSPTASDPPSSPIAASDTADNNLQPFFVLHKALPGKSEKRASGSGRTRRKIDLSASSPKSAEKSDQIPPDDSDAICEKLRLEAFERTWSKIDSTIKEVLRQINLNLFNEVLQWIQELFSIIKSSRTTSLSEIQRPYPLLTDALCRRVPAAFVFTKNVEFVDDLLTFQDLGVHLKSNRCHVASLSGLDFLAKHGIGGCVRSLLRQLVSDASDVADFAVLASWYCEQENYNNPIIIIIDDMQRCNGGVLGEFITLLSEWVIKIPIFIIMGVATTVDAPRKLLSSNALQHLQPCKLTLGSPAERMNALVEAILVKPCSGFSISHKVAVFLRNYFLRHDGTITSFISALKLACSKHFSLEPLSCLCLGTFDENRRDEFDAFPGPILRTAFDLPSCKREKISQGSGTSITQGLSQLRKLQRSWSSVVMCLFETGKRSKMQLLDIFCEASDPNLQISSMTRGIPITGKLGSGKAGFIAQAIHRVRELPIALLPHVLKMWSLHMKDMNEVIDKVKELQSNIASGDGGQLYKEKWTDIHKRPVYLGARKGTVSVNDKAAMLLDDMVRKYLTPIECAPFHEIICFGHVEILQSALIGDTRRIIQVDLLKPQNHLRCSCCNGDENIVSPTMHDTSIISRFCRAVTELQITGLLRMPSKRRPDFVQRVAFGL encoded by the exons ATGGCGACATCGCCCACTGCATCGGATCCTCCCTCCTCTCCGATCGCCGCCTCAGATACCGCCGATAACAATCTCCAG CCATTTTTTGTTTTGCACAAAGCATTGCCTGGGAAATCCGAGAAAAGGGCTTCTGGATCCGGGAGAACCAGAAGAAAGATCGATCTAAGTGCTTCCTCCCCGAAATCTGCGGAGAAATCCGATCAGATTCCACCGGATGACTCCGATGCCATTTGTGAGAAGCTTCGTCTCGAAGCCTTCGAGCGTACCTGGTCCAAAATCGACTCCACAATCAAG GAGGTCTTGCGACAGATCAACCTCAATCTGTTCAATGAAGTGCTGCAATGGATCCAGGAATTGTTCTCGATCATCAAATCCAGCAGAACAACTAGCCTTTCAGAAATCCAACGGCCTTACCCGTTGTTAACAGATGCATTATGCAGGAGGGTACCTGCTGCGTTCGTTTTCACTA AGAATGTCGAGTTTGTGGATGATCTTTTGACGTTTCAAGATCTTGGCGTGCATTTGAAAAGTAACAGATGCCATGTTGCCAGCCTTTCGGGTTTGGACTTTTTGGCTAAACATGGGATAGGCGGTTGCGTTAGAAGCTTGTTGAGGCAGCTGGTTTCAGATGCTTCAGAT GTGGCTGATTTTGCTGTATTAGCCTCTTGGTACTGCGAACAAGAGAACTACAACAATCCCATCATTATCATAATTGATGATATGCAGCGATGTAATGGTGGCGTCCTTGGTGAGTTCATCACATTGCTAAG CGAATGGGTTATTAAGAttccaatttttattataatggGAGTTGCAACGACTGTTGATGCCCCTAGAAAGCTTCTTTCTTCAAATGCTCTGCAGCACCTGCAGCCTTGTAAGCTCACATTGGGGTCTCCTGCTGAGAGAATGAATGCATTAGTCGAGGCTATTCTTGTAAAGCCATGCTCTGGATTCAGTATAAGCCATAAAGTTGCAGTATTTCTTAGAAACTATTTCCTTAGACATGACGGAACAATAACTTCATTCATAAGTGCCTTAAAG CTTGCTTGCAGTAAACACTTCTCCTTGGAGCCTTTGAGTTGTTTATGCCTGGGAACTTTTGATGAGAATCGTCGG GACGAGTTTGATGCATTTCCTGGGCCTATCCTTAGAACGGCTTTTGATCTCCCCTCTTGTAAAAG GGAGAAGATTTCTCAAGGCAGTGGAACTAGCATCACACAAGGGTTGTCTCAGCTCAGAAAGCTGCAAAGAAGTTGGAGTTCTGTTGTAATG TGCTTATTTGAAACTGGAAAACGTAGCAAGATGCAGCTACTAGACATTTTCTGTGAAGCCAGCGATCCTAATTTGCAAATATCTTCTATGACTAGAGGCATCCCTATTACAGGAAAACTGGGCTCTGGCAAAGCAGGATTTATTGCTCAGGCAATACATAGAGTAAG GGAATTGCCCATCGCCTTGCTTCCTCACGTGCTTAAAATGTGGAGTCTCCATATGAAAGACATGAATGAG GTCATAGATAAAGTGAAAGAACTCCAATCAAACATAGCAAGTGGAGATGGTGGCCAGCTCTATAAGGAAAAGTGGACAGACATTCACAA GAGGCCAGTATACTTGGGTGCAAGAAAGGGAACAGTATCAGTAAATGATAAAGCAGCTATGTTGTTGGATGACATGGTCAG GAAATATTTGACCCCTATAGAGTGTGCACCTTTTCATGAAATCATCTGCTTCGGACATGTTGAAATTCTACAATCA GCATTAATTGGAGATACAAGGAGGATAATTCAGGTTGATCTTTTGAAGCCTCAAAATCATCTTCGGTGCTCTTGCTGCAATGGTGATGAAAATATTGTATCACCAACAATGCATGATACCTCAATTAT
- the LOC109713769 gene encoding origin of replication complex subunit 3 isoform X1, whose product MATSPTASDPPSSPIAASDTADNNLQPFFVLHKALPGKSEKRASGSGRTRRKIDLSASSPKSAEKSDQIPPDDSDAICEKLRLEAFERTWSKIDSTIKEVLRQINLNLFNEVLQWIQELFSIIKSSRTTSLSEIQRPYPLLTDALCRRVPAAFVFTKNVEFVDDLLTFQDLGVHLKSNRCHVASLSGLDFLAKHGIGGCVRSLLRQLVSDASDVADFAVLASWYCEQENYNNPIIIIIDDMQRCNGGVLGEFITLLSEWVIKIPIFIIMGVATTVDAPRKLLSSNALQHLQPCKLTLGSPAERMNALVEAILVKPCSGFSISHKVAVFLRNYFLRHDGTITSFISALKLACSKHFSLEPLSCLCLGTFDENRRDEFDAFPGPILRTAFDLPSCKREKISQGSGTSITQGLSQLRKLQRSWSSVVMCLFETGKRSKMQLLDIFCEASDPNLQISSMTRGIPITGKLGSGKAGFIAQAIHRVRELPIALLPHVLKMWSLHMKDMNEVIDKVKELQSNIASGDGGQLYKEKWTDIHKRPVYLGARKGTVSVNDKAAMLLDDMVRKYLTPIECAPFHEIICFGHVEILQSALIGDTRRIIQVDLLKPQNHLRCSCCNGDENIVSPTMHDTSIMYYLSQEYGDVINLHDWYQIFKVTISTPSSKSRKRLHNSPASKKLKTTPTENEAEIQSRFCRAVTELQITGLLRMPSKRRPDFVQRVAFGL is encoded by the exons ATGGCGACATCGCCCACTGCATCGGATCCTCCCTCCTCTCCGATCGCCGCCTCAGATACCGCCGATAACAATCTCCAG CCATTTTTTGTTTTGCACAAAGCATTGCCTGGGAAATCCGAGAAAAGGGCTTCTGGATCCGGGAGAACCAGAAGAAAGATCGATCTAAGTGCTTCCTCCCCGAAATCTGCGGAGAAATCCGATCAGATTCCACCGGATGACTCCGATGCCATTTGTGAGAAGCTTCGTCTCGAAGCCTTCGAGCGTACCTGGTCCAAAATCGACTCCACAATCAAG GAGGTCTTGCGACAGATCAACCTCAATCTGTTCAATGAAGTGCTGCAATGGATCCAGGAATTGTTCTCGATCATCAAATCCAGCAGAACAACTAGCCTTTCAGAAATCCAACGGCCTTACCCGTTGTTAACAGATGCATTATGCAGGAGGGTACCTGCTGCGTTCGTTTTCACTA AGAATGTCGAGTTTGTGGATGATCTTTTGACGTTTCAAGATCTTGGCGTGCATTTGAAAAGTAACAGATGCCATGTTGCCAGCCTTTCGGGTTTGGACTTTTTGGCTAAACATGGGATAGGCGGTTGCGTTAGAAGCTTGTTGAGGCAGCTGGTTTCAGATGCTTCAGAT GTGGCTGATTTTGCTGTATTAGCCTCTTGGTACTGCGAACAAGAGAACTACAACAATCCCATCATTATCATAATTGATGATATGCAGCGATGTAATGGTGGCGTCCTTGGTGAGTTCATCACATTGCTAAG CGAATGGGTTATTAAGAttccaatttttattataatggGAGTTGCAACGACTGTTGATGCCCCTAGAAAGCTTCTTTCTTCAAATGCTCTGCAGCACCTGCAGCCTTGTAAGCTCACATTGGGGTCTCCTGCTGAGAGAATGAATGCATTAGTCGAGGCTATTCTTGTAAAGCCATGCTCTGGATTCAGTATAAGCCATAAAGTTGCAGTATTTCTTAGAAACTATTTCCTTAGACATGACGGAACAATAACTTCATTCATAAGTGCCTTAAAG CTTGCTTGCAGTAAACACTTCTCCTTGGAGCCTTTGAGTTGTTTATGCCTGGGAACTTTTGATGAGAATCGTCGG GACGAGTTTGATGCATTTCCTGGGCCTATCCTTAGAACGGCTTTTGATCTCCCCTCTTGTAAAAG GGAGAAGATTTCTCAAGGCAGTGGAACTAGCATCACACAAGGGTTGTCTCAGCTCAGAAAGCTGCAAAGAAGTTGGAGTTCTGTTGTAATG TGCTTATTTGAAACTGGAAAACGTAGCAAGATGCAGCTACTAGACATTTTCTGTGAAGCCAGCGATCCTAATTTGCAAATATCTTCTATGACTAGAGGCATCCCTATTACAGGAAAACTGGGCTCTGGCAAAGCAGGATTTATTGCTCAGGCAATACATAGAGTAAG GGAATTGCCCATCGCCTTGCTTCCTCACGTGCTTAAAATGTGGAGTCTCCATATGAAAGACATGAATGAG GTCATAGATAAAGTGAAAGAACTCCAATCAAACATAGCAAGTGGAGATGGTGGCCAGCTCTATAAGGAAAAGTGGACAGACATTCACAA GAGGCCAGTATACTTGGGTGCAAGAAAGGGAACAGTATCAGTAAATGATAAAGCAGCTATGTTGTTGGATGACATGGTCAG GAAATATTTGACCCCTATAGAGTGTGCACCTTTTCATGAAATCATCTGCTTCGGACATGTTGAAATTCTACAATCA GCATTAATTGGAGATACAAGGAGGATAATTCAGGTTGATCTTTTGAAGCCTCAAAATCATCTTCGGTGCTCTTGCTGCAATGGTGATGAAAATATTGTATCACCAACAATGCATGATACCTCAATTAT GTACTACCTCTCTCAAGAGTATGGTGATGTCATTAATCTTCATGATTGGTACCAAATTTTCAAAGTGACAATTAGTACTCCTAGCTCAAAATCCAGAAAGAGATTGCATAATTCTCCAGCATCCAAAAAACTTAAAACCACACCTACAGAG